In Prochlorococcus marinus XMU1404, the following proteins share a genomic window:
- a CDS encoding CPBP family intramembrane glutamic endopeptidase, whose translation MILKNISKTKLSLAFISIVITFFVWQQGLRDSLNRPSVSFDISQKEQEIAELSIQSIPLNLKKFFIINDPVDQINKSLSDTSFDELTERNKLIRIISSESNDPIVYKYLSKDLENKDFKLLIDEIEKISNNNSYKPNSDKFDLFKGDRFLYHLLSRKFDFDDSALITKSFSSKMFLKILAIRLMPLLIVLLGSILALKILWTNISSKKFGWQEIKSLDFELIDMVLLIAGGFVVLGEVVSPLFSISLVELFSKNISNELSQSLKIFFGYLFMAIPPLVIVYYQIKSMNGEFTFKKDYLQFNFLPIKYAIIQGIKGWLTIVPFVLLISLIMNSLIDNQNGSNPLLEIVLNNNNNLSFFLLFVTTTLLAPLFEEIIFRGILLPTLSRDFGVISGIIVSAFIFALAHLSLGEMPPLFVLGIGLGITRIASGSLFSSVIMHSLWNGLTFLNLFLLRT comes from the coding sequence ATGATCCTTAAAAATATTTCTAAGACAAAACTCTCTTTAGCTTTTATTTCTATAGTCATAACTTTTTTTGTATGGCAACAAGGCTTAAGAGATAGTCTAAATAGACCATCTGTTTCATTTGATATAAGTCAAAAAGAGCAAGAAATTGCCGAATTATCAATCCAATCAATACCTCTGAATCTTAAAAAATTTTTTATCATAAATGACCCTGTTGATCAAATAAATAAATCTCTCTCTGACACCTCATTTGATGAACTAACAGAAAGAAATAAATTAATTCGAATAATATCTTCAGAATCAAATGATCCTATAGTCTATAAATATTTATCAAAAGATTTAGAAAATAAAGACTTTAAATTACTGATTGATGAGATAGAAAAGATTTCCAATAATAATTCATATAAACCAAATTCTGATAAATTTGATTTATTTAAAGGGGATAGATTTTTATATCACCTTTTAAGTCGGAAATTTGATTTTGACGATAGTGCATTAATAACAAAATCATTTTCAAGCAAAATGTTTTTAAAAATATTAGCCATCAGACTAATGCCACTTTTAATAGTACTTCTTGGTTCAATTCTGGCTTTAAAAATATTATGGACTAACATATCTTCGAAAAAGTTTGGTTGGCAAGAAATTAAATCCTTAGATTTTGAATTAATAGATATGGTTTTATTAATTGCAGGTGGATTTGTTGTTTTAGGAGAAGTGGTATCGCCTTTGTTTTCTATCAGCTTAGTTGAACTTTTTTCTAAAAATATCTCTAACGAATTATCTCAATCCTTAAAAATATTCTTTGGATATCTTTTTATGGCTATTCCTCCATTAGTAATTGTTTATTATCAAATTAAATCTATGAATGGTGAATTTACATTTAAAAAGGATTATTTACAGTTTAATTTCTTGCCAATAAAATATGCAATTATTCAGGGAATTAAAGGTTGGTTAACAATAGTTCCTTTTGTTTTATTAATATCTCTAATTATGAATAGTCTGATCGATAATCAGAATGGTAGTAACCCTTTGCTGGAAATTGTCCTTAATAATAATAATAACTTATCATTTTTCCTATTGTTTGTAACAACAACTCTATTGGCTCCTCTATTTGAAGAGATTATATTCCGTGGTATTTTACTCCCAACTCTTTCAAGAGATTTTGGAGTAATTTCGGGCATCATAGTTTCAGCTTTTATCTTTGCATTAGCTCATTTAAGTTTGGGAGAGATGCCGCCATTATTTGTTCTAGGGATTGGATTAGGAATTACAAGAATTGCTTCAGGGAGTTTGTTCTCTTCAGTTATTATGCATTCTTTATGGAATGGATTGACTTTCTTAAATTTGTTCTTATTGAGGACATAA